In the Oryzias latipes chromosome 23, ASM223467v1 genome, one interval contains:
- the ntf3 gene encoding neurotrophin-3 isoform X2 has product MSILLYVMVLVYLYGIQATNMDSSRQEQQQSSPDPVNSLITQLLQADLTRGKTRVNQSQQERSREMGLRDTLPHLQDENFPSEERVDVETLENDDQLVMLLNSELFRKQRRYSSSRVLLSEHPPLHPPPLYPSDDFVSGVMDRSPSSNKARKKRDIKHRSYSAEFSVCDSKSEWVKNKTDAVDDKGNRVTVLRTFTGPKGKVFSQYFYETYCNPSKHNVCRGIDNKNWNSKCKTTQTYVRAFTQTNNRPSWTWIRINTSCVCALSKKRRKT; this is encoded by the coding sequence ATGTCCATCCTGCTCTATGTGATGGTCCTAGTATACCTATATGGTATCCAGGCAACCAACATGGACAGCAGTcggcaggagcagcagcagtcgAGTCCCGACCCTGTAAACTCTCTCATCACCCAGCTGCTGCAGGCAGATCTGACCCGAGGGAAGACCAGGGTCAACCAGAGCCAGCAGGAGAGAAGCAGAGAAATGGGTTTGAGAGATACTCTACCTCACCTGCAGGACGAAAACTTCCCCTCAGAGGAGCGCGTCGATGTGGAGACGTTGGAGAACGATGACCAGCTGGTGATGCTGTTGAACTCAGAACTCTTCAGGAAGCAGAGGCGGTACAGTTCATCTCGGGTTCTGCTGAGCGAACACCCACCACTGCACCCGCCGCCTCTGTACCCCTCGGATGACTTTGTGAGTGGGGTTATGGACAGGAGTCCGTCATCTAACAAGGCGCGAAAGAAACGTGACATCAAACATAGGAGCTACAGTGCCGAGTTTTCTGTTTGTGACAGCAAAAGCGAGTGggtgaaaaataaaactgacgCCGTGGACGATAAAGGAAACCGTGTAACTGTTCTACGCACTTTTACAGGCCCTAAAGGAAAGGTTTTCAGTCAGTATTTTTATGAGACGTACTGTAACCCTTCCAAGCACAATGTGTGCAGAGGCATTGATAACAAGAACTGGAACTCAAAGTGCAAGACCACACAGACATATGTCCGAGCATTCACACAGACTAATAACAGACCAAGCTGGACTTGGATACGCATCAATACTTCTTGTGTCTGTGCATTGTCAAAGAAACGTCGCAAGACATAA
- the ntf3 gene encoding neurotrophin-3 isoform X1, whose product MVTFITILQVNLVMSILLYVMVLVYLYGIQATNMDSSRQEQQQSSPDPVNSLITQLLQADLTRGKTRVNQSQQERSREMGLRDTLPHLQDENFPSEERVDVETLENDDQLVMLLNSELFRKQRRYSSSRVLLSEHPPLHPPPLYPSDDFVSGVMDRSPSSNKARKKRDIKHRSYSAEFSVCDSKSEWVKNKTDAVDDKGNRVTVLRTFTGPKGKVFSQYFYETYCNPSKHNVCRGIDNKNWNSKCKTTQTYVRAFTQTNNRPSWTWIRINTSCVCALSKKRRKT is encoded by the coding sequence ATCCTACAGGTGAATCTAGTGATGTCCATCCTGCTCTATGTGATGGTCCTAGTATACCTATATGGTATCCAGGCAACCAACATGGACAGCAGTcggcaggagcagcagcagtcgAGTCCCGACCCTGTAAACTCTCTCATCACCCAGCTGCTGCAGGCAGATCTGACCCGAGGGAAGACCAGGGTCAACCAGAGCCAGCAGGAGAGAAGCAGAGAAATGGGTTTGAGAGATACTCTACCTCACCTGCAGGACGAAAACTTCCCCTCAGAGGAGCGCGTCGATGTGGAGACGTTGGAGAACGATGACCAGCTGGTGATGCTGTTGAACTCAGAACTCTTCAGGAAGCAGAGGCGGTACAGTTCATCTCGGGTTCTGCTGAGCGAACACCCACCACTGCACCCGCCGCCTCTGTACCCCTCGGATGACTTTGTGAGTGGGGTTATGGACAGGAGTCCGTCATCTAACAAGGCGCGAAAGAAACGTGACATCAAACATAGGAGCTACAGTGCCGAGTTTTCTGTTTGTGACAGCAAAAGCGAGTGggtgaaaaataaaactgacgCCGTGGACGATAAAGGAAACCGTGTAACTGTTCTACGCACTTTTACAGGCCCTAAAGGAAAGGTTTTCAGTCAGTATTTTTATGAGACGTACTGTAACCCTTCCAAGCACAATGTGTGCAGAGGCATTGATAACAAGAACTGGAACTCAAAGTGCAAGACCACACAGACATATGTCCGAGCATTCACACAGACTAATAACAGACCAAGCTGGACTTGGATACGCATCAATACTTCTTGTGTCTGTGCATTGTCAAAGAAACGTCGCAAGACATAA